One window of the Rosa rugosa chromosome 3, drRosRugo1.1, whole genome shotgun sequence genome contains the following:
- the LOC133738604 gene encoding auxin-responsive protein SAUR21-like, with protein MHAKQILRRGSLLACKADLIHAGVPKGFLPVYVGECSEKKRYMVPVSVLSQPSFQELLSKAEEEYGFDHPMGGLTIPCREETFIDLTSRLKGL; from the coding sequence ATGCATGCTAAGCAGATTCTCCGGCGAGGAAGTTTGTTGGCTTGTAAAGCAGATTTAATACATGCTGGTGTTCCAAAAGGCTTCTTACCGGTGTATGTGGGAGAATGTAGTGAAAAGAAGAGATACATGGTTCCAGTTTCTGTCTTGAGTCAGCCATCATTTCAAGAGTTGCTGAGTAAGGCAGAGGAAGAATATGGATTCGACCATCCAATGGGTGGACTCACAATTCCTTGCCGAGAAGAAACCTTCATTGATCTCACTTCTCGCTTGAAGGGGCTGTAA
- the LOC133738603 gene encoding auxin-induced protein 15A-like: MGFRLPAIASAKKTLTRSLSGSKTLDIPKGYFAVYVGESQKKRFVVPISYLNHPSFQDLLRQAEEEFGFDHPMGGITIPCSEHTFLDLTSSLSE, translated from the coding sequence ATGGGTTTTCGGTTACCAGCAATTGCTAGTGCCAAGAAAACTCTTACTAGATCTCTATCTGGTTCAAAGACATTAGATATCCCTAAAGGATACTTTGCCGTCTATGTTGGGGAGAGCCAGAAGAAACGATTCGTGGTTCCAATATCATACTTGAACCATCCTTCATTCCAAGATTTGTTGAGGCAAGCAGAAGAAGAATTTGGATTTGATCATCCCATGGGCGGTATCACCATCCCCTGCAGTGAGCACACCTTCCTTGATCTCACTTCAAGCTTAAGTGAATGA